A window of Kiritimatiellaceae bacterium contains these coding sequences:
- the mreC gene encoding rod shape-determining protein MreC, whose protein sequence is MFVTRSFYKWAAAVIALVLLLNLPGGCTARFKGVFKDATSPFQHFFIKTAQSLKEGADAVRGFGGMLEQNSRLSEEVVYLQARLVELENLEQANRHLQDQLDFYNRQKRALIPCRVTARTISGWWQSIRLDKGRAQGVEANRAVISPDGLVGRTAEVSGYTADVLLLSDPACKVSARVSRTGSFGLVTGHGVNAQGYPVARMQFIHKDAPVQAGDAVVTSGLGGVFPKDILIGYIESVSMEETGLYQYADIIPKAVTELMDVVFVASKEENTESEE, encoded by the coding sequence ATGTTTGTAACGAGAAGTTTTTATAAGTGGGCGGCGGCAGTGATTGCACTGGTGCTGCTCTTAAATTTACCCGGCGGCTGTACCGCCCGGTTCAAAGGCGTTTTTAAAGACGCGACTTCACCCTTTCAGCATTTTTTCATCAAGACCGCGCAAAGTCTGAAAGAGGGTGCTGATGCTGTTCGCGGTTTCGGCGGTATGCTAGAACAGAACAGCCGTCTGTCTGAAGAAGTAGTCTATTTGCAGGCCAGACTGGTTGAACTGGAAAATCTGGAGCAGGCCAACCGTCACTTGCAAGACCAGCTGGATTTCTACAACCGCCAGAAGCGCGCACTCATTCCCTGCCGGGTAACTGCCCGCACAATCAGCGGCTGGTGGCAAAGTATACGGCTGGATAAAGGTAGGGCGCAGGGCGTTGAAGCCAATCGGGCTGTAATTTCACCGGACGGACTCGTTGGCAGAACGGCTGAAGTTTCCGGCTATACGGCCGACGTACTGCTGCTTTCAGATCCGGCCTGCAAAGTTTCCGCCCGCGTGAGTCGAACCGGTTCGTTCGGATTAGTAACCGGTCACGGCGTAAACGCACAAGGCTATCCGGTTGCCCGCATGCAATTCATTCATAAGGACGCACCGGTACAGGCGGGCGATGCGGTGGTGACATCGGGCCTTGGTGGCGTTTTCCCGAAAGACATCCTGATCGGCTACATCGAAAGTGTCAGCATGGAAGAAACCGGACTTTACCAATACGCGGATATTATTCCTAAAGCGGTGACCGAACTGATGGACGTGGTATTCGTCGCTTCCAAGGAAGAAAATACGGAGTCTGAAGAATGA